The Streptomyces laurentii region GCGACGGCGCGTTCGAGGTCGCCGCGGATCGGGGTGAGCGAACCGATCGCCCGGAAGCCGAGCTTGGGGACGCGGGCACCGATTCCCTCCCACAACTCACGGGCGCGCAGGGCGGTGTCGAGCTCCTCGCCGCCCGCGCGGCCGCTGACCCAGACCTGACCGAAGTTGCGCAGCGAGGCGCCGCGCGCCTCCGCCTCACGCTCGAGGTGCACGACCTCGTGGCCGCGTTCCACTGCCTGCCAGGCGTGCATGGCACCCACCACGCCGGCTCCTACGACGATGACCTTCATGGCACTTACCGTCGCGGCGGCGGGTTGCCCGGACCGGTCCGGTGGGCGACGGGACGGTGAACGGACCGACAAGCCTGGACTAGACCCGTTACCCTCCCGTGATCTTCTGCGGTCGGGGACGGGCCACGAGGAACGACCTCGGGGATCCCTCGGAAGTCCGGGAATCCCCAAGGCCGTTCAGGTCCCCGCGTCAGCGAGTGGCACCCCGGCCGGGCCGCGGCCTCACTGAGCGGTGGGCGCGTTCCAGTCGACCAGCTGGACGATGACGCCGTTGGGGTCGCGGACCTGGAAGGCGCGCTCGCCCCACTCCTCGTCGGTCAGCGGCATGGTGATCGCGACGCCTTCGGACTTCAGCCGCGCCAGCTCGCCTTCGAGGTCGTCGACGACGAAGGCGAGGATCAGGCCGGCGGCGTGCGCGTCGCGCTGGTCCGCCGGGAGGGATTCCAGCCCCCGGCGCAGGAAGACGACGTTCACGCCGGCGTCGTCGCGGGTCAGGGACGCGAAGCCGTCGGCGGCCATCTCCTCACGGAATCCGAAGTGTTCGACGAGGAAGGCGCTGGACGCGGGGACGTCCTCGACATTGAGCGACACGGCAGTAGAGGTGATCTTCATGGGCACTCCTCCGGGATCGCACAGGGTTCTCATTCTCTGTACGTCGTACAATGTACATCGTACAGAGAAAATGTGCGAAGTGATTCCGCGAGAGGATGACCCTGTGCCTACGGAACGAACCAGCGCGGGCGACCCCGCCCACACCCTCCGCCTGCTGTGGCGCGACGCCTCCCCCGACGCCGCCGCCCCCACCGACCGCCGCCGGGGACCACGCCGGGGACTGAGCATCGACGCCGTGGTCGACTCCGCCACCGCCCTCGCCGACGCCGAGGGCCTGGACGCGCTGACCATGCGCCGGGTGGCCAAGGAACTCGGCGTCGTCCCGATGACGCTGTACACCTACGTCCCCGGCAAGGCCGAACTCCTCGACCTCATGCTCGACGCCGCGTACGCCCGCATGCCGCGCACCGACACCGCCGGGCAGCCCTGGCGCCGGCGCGTCACCGCGGTCGCCGAGGAGAACACCGCCCTCTTCGCCCGCCACCCCTGGGCCGCGGCCGTCTCCACCACCCGGCCGCCGCTGGGGCCCGGGCAGATGGCGAAGTACGAGCACGAACTGTCCGCGCTCGACGGCCTCGGCCTCGGCGACGTGGAGATGGACGACTGCCTGACCCACCTGCTCACCTTCGTGCAGGCCTGCGCCCGCGCCGCCGCCGACACCCGCGCGGCCCAGCAGGACAGCGCCATGAACGACGGGCAGTGGTGGGAGCTGAACGCCCCGCTCCTCGCCCGGGTCCTCGACGAGAAGGCGTACCCGACCGCCGTCCGGGTCGGCGCGGCGGCGGGCGCCGCGCACGACAGCGCCCACGACCCCGCCCACGCCTACACCTTCGGCCTGCGCCGGGTCCTCGACGCCTTCGCCGCACTCATCGACGGAGCTGATGGAGCTGACGGGACGGGTGGGACTGGTAGGACTGGTGGGACTGGCGGGGCGGCCTGAGTAGGTCCGCTGACAGCCGTCAGGCCGAGGGGCGCGCCTGTCGGCCCAGGTGGGCGGTGAAGCTGAACCGGTCCCCCCGGTAGAGGGTGCGCACCCGCTCCAGCGGCCGGCCGGCGGTGTCCCGCGAGATGCGGTGGATCAGCAGCATGGGCAACGCGGGCGGGGTGCCGACGAGCAGCGCCTCGCGCGGGGTTGCGAGCACGGTCTCGATCCGCTCGTCGGCGTCGCCGAAGGACACCCCGAGCCGGTCGTGGAGATAGGTGTAGAAGGAGGAGTTCGGGTCGAACTCGGCGTCCAGGCCCGGAGCTCGGGCCTCGGAGACGTACGTGCTCTCCAGGCCGACCCGCTCGTCGTCGGCGAGCAGCACCCGCTCCATGTGCCACACGGGCGCGCCGGCCGCCACGCCGACCTCGGGCGCGAGCGCCTCGGGGCACGGGAACCGGTCGAGGGAGATGAGCGTACGGCCGGGGCGGCGGCCCTGGCGGCGGACGCCCTCGGTGTAGCTGGCGAGCGACAGCGGCTGCTCCAGCTTGGGCCCGGCGACCACGGTCCCCCGCCCCTGCCGGCGCAGCCGCCCCTCCAGCAGCAATTCGCGCAGCGCCTGCCGGACGGTCTCCCGGGACACCTCGTGGCGCACGGCGAGATCACGCTCCGTCGGCAGCAGCCCGCCCTCGCCCAACTCGTCGATGAGCGCGGCGACTTTGACCTTGACCGCGTAGTACTTCGGGATCCGGCCGTGCTCGGGAATGCCGGACCGGACGGGCGCGCCGGGCTGCGGCCGCAGGTCCGAGACGCTGCTCTGGTTCTCCACGCGGCGATGGTCGCAGACGCGGGTGAACGGCAAGGTGTACGGAGCGTGACCTACGCGTGCCGGGCGCGACGGGTGCGGGCGGCGGCACGGCGGCGGGCCGGGAACAGGAGCGCGGCGCCCGCGGCGAGGAGAGCGGCGGAGACGGGGCGAGGAGGAAGGCGGATTCCCGTCCCGTACGGGCGAGTTCGGGCCGGTCGGGGGCGACGTCGGTGTCGGTTTCGGTGTCGGTGTCGGTTTCGGTGTCGGTTTCGGTTTCGGTGTCGGTGTGGGTATCGGTATCGGTATCGGTATCGGTATCGAACCCGGGGTCGGTCTCCGGGTGGGGCTGGGGGTCGGCTTCGGGGCCGGGGGCGGGACGGGCTTCGGGATCGGGGGCGCACCAGGGTCGGTCTTCGGGGTCGCGGGCAGGGCGCTGGTGCGGGGATCGGGTTCGAGGGGCGGGACCGACGCGGCGGCGGAGGGGTGCGCGGCGGGGCCCGGACGGACGGCGGGCGATTCGGTGTCCGGGGCGATTCCGGCGTCCGGGTCGCCCGAGCCGATGGTCAGCCGGTACACGCCCGTCTCCCCGACCCAGTCGCCGTCGTCGCCCCGTTTCCGCACGATCGCGGCGCTGACCTCGACCTCCTCGGACGCGGCGCCCGCGCTGAACGCGAGCCGTACGGGACGGTGAGCGTCCCGCCCGCGGGCACCGTGAACCCGCGGAACGCCCGCCCGCCGCCGGGCGTGGCCGGGGCCTCGTCGAACACGCCGACGCTCTCGTCCTGGTCGGTGCCCTCGAAGGTGACCCGCCGCCACTGCCGGGCCTCCGCGTCGTGGAACTCGGCCCGGATCTGGGCCGGCCGCAGCGCCCGGTCGTGGTCGGCGAGGACGAGGACCGGGTGGAGGTCGCCGCAGGGCGCGCCGGTGGTGTTGGTGAGGTCGAGGTCCCAGGTACGGAAGCCGCCGCCGGGCGGGTAGTCGACGGGGCCGCCGCGGATGACGGCCTCGACGGGGAACTCCCGGGCGCCGGCCGCACCGCAGCCGGGCGCCCGCGTCTGGGCCCGCGCGGGGATCTCTTGGGCGTGGGCTTGCGCGAGAGGGACCGAGACGACGGGTGCGGCGGGGACGGCGGCGGTCAGGGCGGCGAGGGCGAGGGCGTTGCGCAGTCGCATGGGCGGGTGCCTTTGCAGCTCGCGGACGTGCGGTTGCCCGCGACGCTGCCACGCCGGGCGGGCGCGCGGGGCCGCGGCGCGGCGCCGCCCTCCGTACGCCTCACCCCTTCCGCCCGATCAGCGTATGGTCCGCCTGTCCGCTCATCGGATCGCCGGTCTTCCCGGCCCTCCCGGCCCTCCCGGCCCTCCCGGTATTCCCCGAGCTCGCCGAACCCGGGCCGCGTACCCTCGACGCCATGCCTCGCAGTGGGAACACCCCTCGCCGCCTCGTCGCCGACGGACGCGTCTACCTGTGGTCGCTCCGCCACCGCCACGACACGGCGGCCGACGGCCGGCCCTCGAACTGCCGCGAGACCCTGACGCTGTTCCCGCAGGAGGCGGGCCCCGGACGCCCCGCGCTGCCCATCGTGTTCACCGAGGGCCCCGGCCGATACGTCCCGGGCGGTGCTCCCCTGGGCTCCGGCGACGTCGGGTACACCCGCGGCGCCTCCCTCAACCTGCACGAGCCCGGCGCCGTCCGGGCCCTGCTCGACGAGGCGCTGGCCCGCGGCTGGCAGCCGGGGGCACAGCAGCGGGAGGAGCTCGACGGCTGGACCTTGCTGGAGGCGGCGGCCGCCGCGCTGGACGCCCGGCGGAGCGAGACCGCCGACTCGTAGCCTCGTACGTCACGTACACAGGTACGCGTTAGCGCTTCGGCGGCGGCACCGCCAGAGTGGACACCATGATCTCCCCTGCCCCCGCCTCCTCCCCCGCCACCCCGTCGTCGCCGCTCCGCGTCGGGCTCGTCGGCTACGGCCTCGCCGGCTCCGTCTTCCACGCCCCGCTGATCGCCGCCTCCCCCGACCTCGTCCTGGACACGGTCAGCACCGGCAACCCCGAGCGCGCGGAGCGGGCCCGTGCCGCGCACCCCGGCGTCCGGGTCGCGGGCTCGGCCGACGAGGTCCTCGCGCGGGCCGGCGAACTCGACCTGGTCGTGGTCGCCTCGCCCAACAAGACCCATGTCCCGGTCGCCACCGCCGCCCTGGAGGCGGGCCTGCCGGTCGTCGTCGACAAGCCGCTCGCCGCCACCGCCGCCGAGGCGCGCGCGCTCGCCGCCCTCGCCGAGGACCGCGGGCTGCTGCTCTCGGTCTTCCAGAACCGCCGCTGGGACAACGACTTCCTCACGCTCCGCGCGCTGATCGCCGAGGGCGCGCTGGGCGAGGTGCAGCGCTTCGAGTCCCGGTTCGAGCGCTGGCGGCCGCAGCCGAAGGGCGGCTGGCGCGAGTCCGGCGACCCGGCGGAGATCGGCGGGCTGCTGTACGACCTCGGCAGCCATGTCGTCGACCAGGCGCTGGTCCTGTTCGGCCCGGTCGTC contains the following coding sequences:
- a CDS encoding glyoxalase/bleomycin resistance protein/dioxygenase (Glyoxalase/Bleomycin resistance protein/Dioxygenase superfamily; pfam00903;~PFAM: Glyoxalase/bleomycin resistance protein/dioxygenase;~This conserved domain belongs to a superfamily including the bleomycin resistance protein, glyoxalase I, and type I ring-cleaving dioxygenases; cd08359;~glyoxalase/bleomycin resistance protein/dioxygenase [Salinispora tropica CNB-440];~identified by MetaGeneAnnotator; putative;~putative dimer interface [polypeptide binding]) — encoded protein: MRTLCDPGGVPMKITSTAVSLNVEDVPASSAFLVEHFGFREEMAADGFASLTRDDAGVNVVFLRRGLESLPADQRDAHAAGLILAFVVDDLEGELARLKSEGVAITMPLTDEEWGERAFQVRDPNGVIVQLVDWNAPTAQ
- a CDS encoding regulatory protein tetR (Bacterial regulatory proteins, tetR family; pfam00440;~Tetracyclin repressor, C-terminal all-alpha domain; pfam02909;~identified by MetaGeneAnnotator; putative;~regulatory protein TetR [Streptomyces cattleya NRRL 8057 = DSM46488]), which codes for MPTERTSAGDPAHTLRLLWRDASPDAAAPTDRRRGPRRGLSIDAVVDSATALADAEGLDALTMRRVAKELGVVPMTLYTYVPGKAELLDLMLDAAYARMPRTDTAGQPWRRRVTAVAEENTALFARHPWAAAVSTTRPPLGPGQMAKYEHELSALDGLGLGDVEMDDCLTHLLTFVQACARAAADTRAAQQDSAMNDGQWWELNAPLLARVLDEKAYPTAVRVGAAAGAAHDSAHDPAHAYTFGLRRVLDAFAALIDGADGADGTGGTGRTGGTGGAA
- a CDS encoding gntR family transcriptional regulator (DNA-binding site [nucleotide binding];~GntR family transcriptional regulator [Amycolatopsis mediterranei U32];~Transcriptional regulators [Transcription]; COG2188;~UTRA domain; cl01230;~Winged helix-turn-helix (WHTH) DNA-binding domain of the GntR family of transcriptional regulators; cd07377;~identified by MetaGeneAnnotator; putative), producing the protein MPFTRVCDHRRVENQSSVSDLRPQPGAPVRSGIPEHGRIPKYYAVKVKVAALIDELGEGGLLPTERDLAVRHEVSRETVRQALRELLLEGRLRRQGRGTVVAGPKLEQPLSLASYTEGVRRQGRRPGRTLISLDRFPCPEALAPEVGVAAGAPVWHMERVLLADDERVGLESTYVSEARAPGLDAEFDPNSSFYTYLHDRLGVSFGDADERIETVLATPREALLVGTPPALPMLLIHRISRDTAGRPLERVRTLYRGDRFSFTAHLGRQARPSA
- a CDS encoding hypothetical protein (identified by MetaGeneAnnotator; putative;~sequence version:1), coding for MRLRNALALAALTAAVPAAPVVSVPLAQAHAQEIPARAQTRAPGCGAAGAREFPVEAVIRGGPVDYPPGGGFRTWDLDLTNTTGAPCGDLHPVLVLADHDRALRPAQIRAEFHDAEARQWRRVTFEGTDQDESVGVFDEAPATPGGGRAFRGFTVPAGGTLTVPYGSRSARAPRPRRSRSAPRSCGNGATTATGSGRRACTG
- a CDS encoding hypothetical protein (identified by MetaGeneAnnotator; putative;~sequence version:1); this translates as MPRSGNTPRRLVADGRVYLWSLRHRHDTAADGRPSNCRETLTLFPQEAGPGRPALPIVFTEGPGRYVPGGAPLGSGDVGYTRGASLNLHEPGAVRALLDEALARGWQPGAQQREELDGWTLLEAAAAALDARRSETADS
- a CDS encoding gfo/idh/mocA family oxidoreductase (Gfo/Idh/MocA family oxidoreductase [Amycolatopsis mediterranei U32];~Oxidoreductase family, C-terminal alpha/beta domain; cl11611;~Rossmann-fold NAD(P)(+)-binding proteins; cl09931;~identified by MetaGeneAnnotator; putative;~putative oxidoreductase; Provisional), with protein sequence MISPAPASSPATPSSPLRVGLVGYGLAGSVFHAPLIAASPDLVLDTVSTGNPERAERARAAHPGVRVAGSADEVLARAGELDLVVVASPNKTHVPVATAALEAGLPVVVDKPLAATAAEARALAALAEDRGLLLSVFQNRRWDNDFLTLRALIAEGALGEVQRFESRFERWRPQPKGGWRESGDPAEIGGLLYDLGSHVVDQALVLFGPVVRVYAESDVRRPGAEADDDTFLALTHANGVRSHLWVSATTAQLGPRFRVLGQEAGFVKYGLDPQEAALREGRRPGAGGGRGWGFEPGGCGAGSAPASPR